CGCTCGTCGGCGGGATCGCGCAGACGGCGGACCAGACCGCTGCCCTCCAGACGCTTCAACAGGGGCGTCAGCGTGCCGGAATCGAGGCCGAGGCGCTCGCCGATCGCCTTGACGCTGAGATCGTCACGTTCCCACAGCACGAGCATGACCAGATATTGCGGATAGGTAAGGCCCAGCCGTTCCAGATGCGGCTTGTAGGCACGGGTGAAGGCATGCCCTGCGGCATAGACCGCAAAGCACAATTGATCCGACAGGTTCAGTCCGTCGTCGCGACCGGACATGGCATTCTCCCGACCGCCGCGGATGCGCGGCGCCATTGCCGGATTATGCCGCGGCGCATTCAATTGCGCAAAATCCAATTGCGCATTGCCGCGCCTCGCTATATAGATTGTGTGCAATCTAA
This window of the bacterium YEK0313 genome carries:
- the ohrR_3 gene encoding Organic hydroperoxide resistance transcriptional regulator produces the protein MSGRDDGLNLSDQLCFAVYAAGHAFTRAYKPHLERLGLTYPQYLVMLVLWERDDLSVKAIGERLGLDSGTLTPLLKRLEGSGLVRRLRDPADERSVRILLTDAGRTLRDKARGVPVALAAALGRSRTDIAALKGELARLRAALDGVSRALDGAT